A genome region from Crossiella equi includes the following:
- a CDS encoding ABC transporter ATP-binding protein has protein sequence MADIVLDKVTKKYPDGALAVQEVNVEIADGEFIILVGPSGCGKSTTLNMIAGLEDITSGELRIGGERVNERAPKDRDIAMVFQSYALYPHMTVRENMAFPLRLAKVDNATVERKVNEAAAILDLGQHLDRKPANLSGGQRQRVAMGRAIVRSPKAFLMDEPLSNLDAKLRVQMRTEVSRLQKKLGTTMVYVTHDQTEAMTLGDRVVVMRGGVVQQVGAPQFLYDNPANLFVAGFIGSPAMNFVPATLEEGRVRSGLGEVPLPDRIRRLVEQAGAGREVIMGVRPEHFEDAAVVDPATRERGAVFTAGVDVLESMGSDKYAYFTVQGERATSAELEELAADAGLTDTGGASDGTQIITRLSAASGATEGENVEVWFDPDKLQLFDPASGKNLTYSG, from the coding sequence GTGGCCGACATCGTGTTGGACAAGGTGACCAAGAAGTACCCGGACGGCGCGCTCGCCGTCCAGGAGGTGAACGTCGAGATCGCCGACGGCGAGTTCATCATCCTGGTGGGGCCCTCTGGTTGCGGCAAGTCCACGACGCTCAACATGATCGCGGGCCTGGAGGACATCACCTCCGGTGAGCTGCGCATCGGCGGCGAGCGGGTCAACGAGCGGGCGCCCAAGGACCGGGACATCGCCATGGTGTTCCAGTCCTACGCGCTCTACCCGCACATGACCGTGCGGGAGAACATGGCCTTCCCGCTGCGCCTGGCGAAGGTCGACAACGCCACGGTGGAGCGCAAGGTCAACGAGGCGGCGGCCATCCTGGACCTGGGCCAGCACCTGGACCGCAAACCGGCGAACCTGTCCGGCGGCCAGCGCCAGCGCGTGGCCATGGGCCGGGCGATCGTCCGCAGTCCCAAGGCGTTCCTCATGGACGAACCACTGTCCAACTTGGACGCCAAGCTGCGCGTGCAGATGCGCACCGAGGTGTCCCGGCTCCAGAAGAAGCTGGGCACCACGATGGTCTACGTGACGCACGACCAGACCGAGGCGATGACCCTGGGCGACCGGGTCGTGGTGATGCGCGGCGGGGTGGTCCAGCAGGTGGGCGCCCCGCAGTTCCTCTACGACAACCCGGCCAACCTGTTCGTGGCGGGCTTCATCGGCTCCCCGGCCATGAACTTCGTCCCGGCCACCCTGGAGGAGGGCCGGGTCCGCAGCGGCCTGGGCGAGGTCCCCCTGCCGGACCGCATCCGGCGGCTCGTCGAGCAGGCGGGCGCGGGGCGCGAAGTGATCATGGGCGTGCGCCCGGAGCACTTCGAGGACGCGGCCGTGGTCGACCCGGCCACCCGGGAGCGGGGCGCGGTGTTCACCGCGGGTGTCGACGTGCTGGAGTCCATGGGCTCGGACAAGTACGCCTACTTCACCGTGCAGGGCGAGCGCGCCACCTCCGCCGAGCTCGAGGAGCTGGCGGCGGACGCGGGCCTGACCGACACGGGCGGCGCCTCGGACGGCACCCAGATCATCACGCGCCTCTCGGCCGCCTCCGGCGCCACCGAGGGTGAGAACGTGGAGGTCTGGTTCGACCCGGACAAGCTCCAGCTCTTCGACCCGGCCAGCGGCAAGAACCTGACCTACTCGGGCTGA
- a CDS encoding VOC family protein → MSIKRMHHVGVVVRDLPAAVAFFTALGFEVEGTGAVGGHWVDRIIGLDGAKSEIAMLRTPDGHSRVELAQFQSPVSPAGDADAPANALGLRHLAFEVGSIDRALAAVRAHGAELVGEVVRYEDVYRLCYVRGPEGILVELAEPLGA, encoded by the coding sequence ATGTCGATCAAGCGGATGCACCACGTCGGGGTCGTCGTCCGGGATCTGCCGGCCGCCGTCGCGTTCTTCACCGCGCTCGGGTTCGAGGTGGAGGGCACGGGGGCGGTCGGGGGGCACTGGGTGGACCGGATCATCGGGCTCGACGGGGCGAAGTCGGAGATCGCGATGCTGCGGACGCCGGACGGGCACTCGCGGGTCGAGCTGGCCCAGTTCCAGTCGCCGGTCAGTCCCGCCGGGGACGCGGACGCACCGGCGAACGCCCTGGGACTGCGGCACCTGGCGTTCGAGGTGGGCAGCATCGACCGGGCGCTGGCGGCGGTGCGGGCGCACGGGGCCGAGCTCGTGGGCGAGGTCGTGCGGTACGAGGACGTGTACCGGCTCTGCTACGTGCGCGGGCCCGAGGGGATCCTCGTGGAGCTCGCCGAGCCGCTGGGTGCGTGA
- a CDS encoding 3-hydroxyacyl-CoA dehydrogenase NAD-binding domain-containing protein, with the protein MSDYTSTIRWDVDSDGIVLLTLDDPEQSANTMNERWQRSMADTLDRLEAEREQITGVVITSAKKTFFAGGDLNDLRRVRPEDAALFFEGVTAVKALLRRLEKLGRPVVAAFNGTALGGGLEIGLACHHRIAIDDGRSKFGLPEVTLGLLPGGGGVTRTVRMLGIADALLKLLLQGQQLRPAQAKETGIVDELVADRDELISRAKQWVKDNPEAVQPWDVKGYKIPGGTPSNPKFAANLPAFPANLRKQLKGAHYPAPHNILAAAVEGSQVDFDNALLIEGRYMTELVTGQVSKNMIKAFFFDLQHINNGGSRPDGVPKYEPRKVAVLGAGMMGAGIAYVCARNGIEVLLKDVSLAAAEKGKAYSQGILDKAVSRGRLTQEKRDEVLARITPTENAADLAGADLVIEAVFEDASLKHKVFAEIEDVVAADALLASNTSTLPITGLAEGVKRRPDFVGLHFFSPVDKMPLVEIIRGEQTSDEALAKAFDVVLKIKKTPIVVNDSRGFFTSRVIGTFLNEGVAMLAEGVPAPSIEQASSQAGYPAPVLQLMDELTLTLPRKIRNETKAAFEAAGETWKAHPAEDIIDRLVEEFNRKGKSSGAGFYDYADGKRTGLWPGLAEHYPATPNKIPFEDLKERMLFAEAIETVKCFEEGVLTSVPDANIGSIMGIGFPPWTGGVIQYIHGYPGGVEGFVARANDLAAKYGERFTPPAVLSDPAAREKLLGA; encoded by the coding sequence ATGTCCGACTACACCTCGACCATCCGCTGGGACGTCGACTCCGACGGCATCGTCCTGCTCACGCTCGACGACCCGGAGCAGAGCGCGAACACCATGAACGAGCGCTGGCAGCGCTCGATGGCCGACACGCTCGACCGGCTGGAGGCCGAGCGCGAGCAGATCACCGGCGTGGTGATCACCTCGGCCAAGAAGACCTTCTTCGCGGGCGGCGACCTCAACGACCTGCGCCGCGTGCGGCCGGAGGACGCCGCGCTGTTCTTCGAGGGCGTCACCGCGGTCAAGGCGCTGCTGCGCCGCCTGGAGAAGCTGGGCCGCCCGGTGGTGGCCGCGTTCAACGGCACCGCGCTCGGCGGCGGCCTGGAGATCGGCCTGGCCTGCCACCACCGCATCGCCATCGACGACGGCCGCAGCAAGTTCGGCCTGCCCGAGGTCACCCTCGGCCTGCTGCCCGGCGGCGGCGGGGTCACCCGCACGGTGCGCATGCTCGGCATCGCCGACGCGCTGCTCAAGCTGCTGCTCCAGGGCCAGCAGCTGCGGCCCGCGCAGGCCAAGGAGACCGGCATCGTCGACGAGCTGGTCGCCGACCGCGACGAGCTGATCAGCCGCGCCAAGCAGTGGGTCAAGGACAACCCGGAGGCCGTGCAGCCCTGGGACGTCAAGGGCTACAAGATCCCCGGCGGCACGCCGTCGAACCCGAAGTTCGCGGCCAACCTGCCCGCGTTCCCGGCCAACCTGCGCAAGCAGCTCAAGGGCGCGCACTACCCGGCCCCGCACAACATCCTCGCCGCGGCGGTCGAGGGCAGCCAGGTCGACTTCGACAACGCGCTGCTCATCGAGGGCCGGTACATGACCGAGCTGGTCACCGGCCAGGTCTCGAAGAACATGATCAAGGCGTTCTTCTTCGACCTCCAGCACATCAACAACGGCGGCTCCCGGCCGGACGGTGTGCCGAAGTACGAACCGCGCAAGGTGGCCGTACTCGGCGCGGGCATGATGGGCGCGGGCATCGCCTACGTCTGCGCGCGCAACGGCATCGAGGTGCTGCTCAAGGACGTCAGCCTGGCCGCGGCCGAGAAGGGCAAGGCCTACTCCCAGGGCATCCTGGACAAGGCGGTCTCCCGGGGCAGGCTCACCCAGGAGAAGCGGGACGAGGTGCTGGCGCGCATCACGCCCACCGAGAACGCCGCCGACCTGGCCGGTGCCGACCTGGTGATCGAGGCCGTGTTCGAGGACGCCTCGCTCAAGCACAAGGTCTTCGCCGAGATCGAGGACGTGGTGGCGGCCGACGCGCTGCTGGCCTCCAACACCTCCACGCTGCCGATCACCGGCCTGGCCGAGGGCGTCAAGCGCCGCCCGGACTTCGTGGGCCTGCACTTCTTCTCCCCCGTGGACAAGATGCCGCTGGTGGAGATCATCCGCGGCGAGCAGACCAGCGACGAGGCGCTGGCCAAGGCGTTCGACGTGGTACTCAAGATCAAGAAGACCCCGATCGTGGTCAACGACAGCCGGGGCTTCTTCACCAGCCGGGTGATCGGCACCTTCCTCAACGAGGGCGTGGCGATGCTGGCCGAGGGCGTGCCCGCCCCGTCGATCGAGCAGGCCTCCTCCCAGGCGGGCTACCCGGCGCCGGTGCTCCAGCTGATGGACGAGCTCACGCTCACCCTGCCCCGCAAGATCCGCAACGAGACCAAGGCCGCCTTCGAGGCCGCGGGCGAGACCTGGAAGGCCCACCCGGCCGAGGACATCATCGACCGCCTGGTCGAGGAGTTCAACCGCAAGGGCAAGTCCAGCGGCGCGGGCTTCTACGACTACGCCGACGGCAAGCGCACCGGCCTGTGGCCGGGCCTGGCCGAGCACTACCCGGCCACCCCGAACAAGATCCCGTTCGAGGACCTCAAGGAACGCATGCTGTTCGCCGAGGCCATCGAGACGGTCAAGTGCTTCGAGGAGGGCGTGCTCACCTCGGTCCCGGACGCCAACATCGGCTCCATCATGGGCATCGGCTTCCCGCCGTGGACGGGCGGCGTGATCCAGTACATCCACGGCTACCCGGGCGGCGTCGAGGGCTTCGTGGCCCGCGCCAACGACCTGGCGGCCAAGTACGGCGAGCGCTTCACCCCTCCGGCGGTCCTGTCCGACCCGGCGGCCCGGGAGAAGCTGCTGGGCGCCTGA
- a CDS encoding acetyl-CoA C-acetyltransferase codes for MTTEAFVYEAVRTPRGRGKQNGSLHGTKPISLLVGLIDELRERHPSLDPNWISDVVLGVVAPVGDQGSVISRIAALRAGLPDTVAGVQINRFCGSGLEAVNLAAQKVRSGWEDLVIAGGVESMSRVPMASDGGAWFADPETNYAVDFVPQGISADLIATIEGFSRDDVDAFAVESQSRAAKAQANGYFDRSVVPVRDRNGISVLDKDEYLRPGTTVQALAGLQPSFAGIGEMGGFDAVALQKYHYVEKINHVHHAGNSSGIVDGAALVLVGSERAGTELGLTPRGRIVSAALSGADTTIMLTGPAPAARKALAIAGLTPEDIDLYEMNEAFAAVVLKFMRDLGVPHEKVNVNGGAIALGHPLGATGAMLLGTVLDELERRGGRYGLVTLCIGGGMGVATIIERL; via the coding sequence ATGACGACAGAGGCCTTTGTCTACGAAGCCGTGCGCACCCCCCGGGGCCGCGGCAAGCAGAACGGATCGCTGCACGGCACCAAGCCGATCAGCCTCCTGGTCGGGCTCATCGACGAGCTGCGCGAGCGCCACCCGTCGCTGGACCCGAACTGGATCTCGGACGTGGTGCTCGGCGTGGTCGCCCCGGTCGGCGACCAGGGCTCGGTCATCTCCCGCATCGCCGCGCTGCGCGCCGGGCTGCCCGACACCGTGGCGGGCGTGCAGATCAACCGGTTCTGCGGCTCCGGCCTCGAAGCGGTCAACCTGGCGGCACAGAAGGTGCGCTCCGGCTGGGAGGACCTGGTCATCGCGGGCGGCGTGGAGTCCATGTCGCGCGTACCGATGGCCTCCGACGGCGGCGCCTGGTTCGCCGACCCGGAGACCAACTACGCGGTCGACTTCGTGCCGCAGGGCATCAGCGCCGACCTGATCGCCACCATCGAGGGCTTCTCCCGCGACGACGTGGACGCCTTCGCCGTGGAGTCCCAGAGCCGCGCGGCCAAGGCCCAGGCCAACGGGTACTTCGACCGCTCGGTCGTACCGGTGCGCGACCGCAACGGCATCTCGGTGCTGGACAAGGACGAGTACCTCCGCCCCGGCACCACGGTGCAGGCGCTGGCCGGGCTCCAGCCGTCCTTCGCGGGCATCGGCGAGATGGGCGGCTTCGACGCGGTGGCGCTGCAGAAGTACCACTACGTCGAGAAGATCAACCACGTGCACCACGCCGGGAACTCCTCCGGCATCGTCGACGGCGCGGCGCTGGTGCTGGTCGGCTCCGAGCGCGCGGGCACCGAGCTGGGGCTCACCCCGCGCGGCCGCATCGTCTCCGCAGCGCTCAGCGGCGCGGACACCACGATCATGCTCACCGGCCCGGCGCCCGCCGCGCGCAAGGCGCTGGCCATCGCCGGTCTCACGCCGGAGGACATCGACCTCTACGAGATGAACGAGGCCTTCGCCGCGGTCGTGCTCAAGTTCATGCGCGACCTCGGGGTCCCGCACGAGAAGGTCAACGTCAACGGCGGGGCCATCGCGCTCGGGCACCCGCTCGGCGCCACCGGCGCCATGCTGCTCGGCACCGTCCTCGACGAGCTGGAGCGGCGCGGCGGCCGGTACGGCCTGGTCACCCTGTGCATCGGCGGCGGCATGGGTGTCGCCACCATCATCGAGCGACTCTGA
- a CDS encoding oxygenase MpaB family protein, producing MGRYRRLDLIRGLDPVRDHWEIYRLSAGFEFPWDYRKALEFALFRTYAVPSISRLLARTGEFEHRPQRRYDDTLLLMAELTEHGYDSERGKQSLRRINQMHGRYDITNDDMLYVLTTFIYEPIRWLARHGWRPLHQHERLAAFHFYREVGRRMGIKHIPEDYDELDRFNRDYERTHFQYTETNQRVGEYTVDLFCSWYPAAVRAGVRRAVYAAMDEPLRVAFGFPEQPPWLRKVVAGALTWRGRAVWWLPERKVSRTAADPRNRTYPGYPEGYRVADLGVHPE from the coding sequence GTGGGACGGTACCGACGGCTGGACCTGATCAGAGGACTCGACCCGGTCCGCGACCACTGGGAGATCTACCGCCTCTCCGCGGGCTTCGAGTTCCCCTGGGACTACCGCAAGGCGCTGGAGTTCGCGCTCTTCCGCACCTACGCGGTGCCGAGCATCTCCCGGCTGCTGGCCCGGACCGGGGAGTTCGAGCACCGGCCCCAGCGGCGGTACGACGACACGCTGCTGCTCATGGCCGAGCTCACCGAGCACGGGTACGACTCCGAGCGCGGGAAGCAGTCGCTGCGCCGCATCAACCAGATGCACGGGCGCTACGACATCACCAACGACGACATGCTCTACGTGCTCACCACATTCATCTACGAGCCCATCCGCTGGCTGGCCCGGCACGGGTGGCGGCCGCTGCACCAGCACGAGCGCCTGGCCGCCTTCCACTTCTACCGCGAGGTGGGCCGGCGGATGGGGATCAAGCACATCCCCGAGGACTACGACGAGCTCGACCGGTTCAACCGCGACTACGAGCGCACGCACTTCCAGTACACCGAGACCAACCAGCGGGTCGGCGAGTACACCGTGGACCTGTTCTGCTCGTGGTACCCGGCGGCCGTGCGGGCCGGGGTGCGGCGCGCGGTGTACGCGGCCATGGACGAGCCGCTGCGGGTGGCCTTCGGCTTCCCCGAGCAGCCGCCGTGGCTGCGCAAGGTGGTGGCCGGGGCGCTCACCTGGCGGGGCCGCGCGGTGTGGTGGCTGCCCGAGCGGAAGGTCTCGCGCACCGCCGCCGACCCGCGCAACCGCACCTACCCGGGCTACCCCGAGGGCTACCGCGTGGCCGACCTGGGCGTGCACCCCGAGTGA
- a CDS encoding acyl-CoA dehydrogenase family protein translates to MRREIFTSEHDEFRELARTFITKEVEPHHARWEDNGIVDREAWLAAGRVGLLGMAAPEEYGGGGAPDFRFNAVLVEEMVRAGASGLGLSLHNDIILPYLLALATEEQKRRWLPGFCSGELISAIAMTEPGTGSDLQNIATTAVRDGDDYVLNGQKTFISNGILSDLVIVAAKTDPAAGAHGVSLLVVERDMPGFTRGRNLDKIGQKAQDTAELFFDDVRVPATNLLGEEGKGFVYLMQNLPQERLSIAVAAVAAAERVLEATKKYCQDREAFGRPIAKFQNTRFVLAELATEVTIARVFVDRCISEHQRGELQIQEAAMAKWWTTELQTKVADRCLQLHGGYGYMTEYPVAKAFLDGRVQTIYGGTTEIMKEIIGRSMGL, encoded by the coding sequence ATGCGCCGCGAGATCTTCACCAGTGAGCACGACGAGTTCCGAGAGCTGGCCCGCACCTTCATCACCAAGGAGGTCGAGCCGCACCACGCGCGCTGGGAGGACAACGGCATCGTCGACCGCGAGGCCTGGCTCGCCGCGGGCCGCGTGGGCCTGCTGGGCATGGCCGCGCCCGAGGAGTACGGGGGCGGTGGCGCGCCGGACTTCCGGTTCAACGCCGTGCTGGTCGAGGAGATGGTGCGCGCGGGGGCCAGCGGGCTCGGCCTGTCCCTGCACAACGACATCATCCTGCCGTACCTGCTGGCACTGGCCACCGAGGAGCAGAAGCGGCGGTGGCTGCCGGGGTTCTGCTCCGGCGAGCTGATCAGCGCGATCGCCATGACCGAGCCGGGCACGGGCAGCGACCTGCAGAACATCGCCACCACGGCGGTGCGCGACGGCGATGACTACGTGCTCAACGGGCAGAAGACGTTCATCAGCAACGGCATCCTGTCCGACCTCGTCATCGTGGCGGCCAAGACCGACCCCGCCGCGGGCGCCCACGGCGTCAGCCTGCTGGTGGTCGAGCGGGACATGCCGGGCTTCACCCGGGGCCGCAACCTGGACAAGATCGGCCAGAAGGCCCAGGACACCGCCGAGCTGTTCTTCGACGACGTCCGCGTGCCCGCCACCAACCTCCTGGGCGAGGAGGGCAAGGGGTTCGTCTACCTGATGCAGAACCTGCCCCAGGAACGCCTCTCCATCGCCGTCGCCGCGGTCGCCGCCGCCGAGCGGGTCCTGGAGGCCACCAAGAAGTACTGCCAGGACCGCGAGGCCTTCGGCCGCCCCATCGCCAAGTTCCAGAACACCCGCTTCGTCCTGGCCGAGCTCGCCACCGAGGTCACCATCGCGCGGGTCTTCGTCGACCGTTGCATCAGCGAGCACCAGCGCGGCGAGCTCCAGATCCAGGAGGCCGCCATGGCCAAGTGGTGGACCACCGAGCTCCAGACCAAGGTCGCCGACCGCTGCCTCCAGCTGCACGGCGGCTACGGGTACATGACGGAGTACCCGGTGGCGAAGGCCTTCCTGGACGGCCGGGTGCAGACCATCTACGGCGGCACGACGGAGATCATGAAGGAGATCATCGGCCGGTCCATGGGGTTGTGA
- a CDS encoding CaiB/BaiF CoA transferase family protein codes for MAGPLSGVRVVELAGLGPGPFCGMLLADLGADVVLVQRPGHRAITGAGRFDVLNRGKRTVVADLKDPADVELVHRLLERADVLIEGFRPGVTERLGLGPEDCWARNPKLVYGRMTGWGQDGPWSAMAGHDIGYIAVTGALGAIGRADGPPQVPLNLLGDFGGGSMYLAVGVLAALLNARATGRGQMVDAAIVDGTAHLATVIFGMVASGGWRDERGVNLLDTGAPFYDVYPTADDRHLAVGALEPQFFAELLTKLGITDAPPQHDRERWPELRELIGAAVRAQPLAHWAEVFDGSDACAAPVLSLTEAPAHPHLAARGTFTDVDGVVQPAPAPRFSHTPSAPPGPPPGEPGARTAEVLSDWGVDRPQ; via the coding sequence ATGGCAGGCCCGCTCAGCGGAGTCCGGGTGGTCGAGCTGGCCGGGCTCGGGCCGGGGCCGTTCTGCGGCATGCTGCTGGCCGACCTCGGCGCCGACGTGGTGCTGGTGCAGCGGCCGGGGCACCGGGCGATCACGGGCGCGGGCCGGTTCGACGTGCTCAACCGCGGCAAGCGCACGGTGGTGGCCGACCTCAAGGACCCGGCCGACGTCGAGCTCGTGCACCGGCTGCTGGAACGGGCCGACGTGCTCATCGAGGGCTTCCGGCCGGGGGTCACCGAACGCCTCGGCCTGGGGCCGGAGGACTGCTGGGCCCGCAACCCGAAGCTCGTCTACGGCCGCATGACCGGCTGGGGGCAGGACGGGCCCTGGTCGGCCATGGCCGGGCACGACATCGGCTACATCGCGGTCACCGGCGCGCTGGGCGCCATCGGCCGGGCGGACGGACCGCCGCAGGTGCCGCTCAACCTGCTCGGCGACTTCGGCGGCGGCAGCATGTACCTGGCCGTGGGCGTGCTGGCCGCGCTGCTCAACGCGCGGGCCACCGGCCGGGGCCAGATGGTCGACGCGGCGATCGTCGACGGCACGGCCCACCTGGCCACCGTCATCTTCGGCATGGTGGCCAGCGGCGGCTGGCGCGACGAGCGCGGGGTCAACCTGCTCGACACCGGCGCGCCCTTCTACGACGTCTACCCCACCGCCGACGACCGGCACCTGGCGGTCGGCGCGCTCGAACCCCAGTTCTTCGCCGAGCTGCTCACCAAGCTCGGCATCACCGACGCCCCACCACAGCACGACCGCGAGCGCTGGCCCGAGCTGCGCGAGCTCATCGGCGCCGCCGTGCGCGCCCAGCCGCTGGCGCACTGGGCCGAGGTCTTCGACGGCAGCGACGCGTGCGCCGCCCCGGTGCTGTCGCTGACCGAGGCCCCGGCGCACCCCCACCTGGCCGCGCGCGGCACGTTCACCGACGTCGACGGCGTGGTCCAGCCCGCACCCGCACCTCGCTTCTCCCACACGCCGTCCGCACCGCCCGGCCCGCCGCCGGGCGAGCCGGGCGCGCGCACCGCCGAGGTCCTCTCGGACTGGGGCGTCGACCGACCGCAGTGA
- a CDS encoding MerR family transcriptional regulator — protein sequence MLNAADPQLTVDELAARAGLTVRTVRFYAGRGMLPPPRLRGRVGLYGQEHLARLDLIKELQNLGFTLAAVERYMARLGPDATVEDIALHGALVAPWAADDGEEMDRDALDRRAGRRLTETEVDRLIQLGALEPRAEDRFRVASAVEFTLAMEILDLPMPFELLTEAGQVINTHAHHIAADLRRLFADKVLRPYLEHGRPPEEREQLLTALRKLRPATTRAVVTAFQQAVDRAIREAVDRSGAPR from the coding sequence GTGCTGAACGCCGCCGACCCCCAGCTCACCGTGGACGAGCTCGCCGCCCGCGCCGGGCTCACCGTGCGCACGGTGCGCTTCTACGCGGGCCGGGGCATGCTGCCGCCGCCGCGGCTGCGCGGCCGGGTCGGCCTGTACGGCCAGGAGCACCTCGCCCGCCTCGACCTCATCAAGGAGCTCCAGAACCTCGGCTTCACGCTGGCCGCGGTCGAGCGGTACATGGCCCGGCTCGGGCCGGACGCCACGGTCGAGGACATCGCGCTGCACGGGGCGCTGGTGGCACCGTGGGCCGCCGACGACGGCGAGGAGATGGACCGCGACGCGCTCGACCGGCGGGCCGGGCGCAGGCTCACCGAGACCGAGGTCGACCGGCTCATCCAGCTCGGCGCGCTCGAACCCCGGGCCGAGGACCGCTTCCGCGTGGCCAGCGCGGTGGAGTTCACGCTGGCCATGGAGATCCTCGACTTGCCGATGCCGTTCGAGCTGCTCACCGAGGCCGGGCAGGTCATCAACACACACGCCCACCACATCGCCGCCGACCTGCGCCGGCTCTTCGCCGACAAGGTGCTGCGGCCCTACCTCGAACACGGCCGCCCGCCCGAGGAGCGCGAGCAGCTGCTCACGGCGTTGCGCAAGCTGCGGCCCGCCACCACGCGCGCGGTGGTCACCGCCTTCCAGCAGGCCGTCGACCGGGCGATCCGCGAGGCGGTGGACCGCTCGGGGGCACCACGCTGA